In Candidatus Bathyarchaeia archaeon, a single genomic region encodes these proteins:
- a CDS encoding DNA topoisomerase I: protein MNSIEELVMAWKELSHNGVAFPPAYEPRRLSIRVHGTLVQLSPEAEELAYAWGKKRTTPYIQDPVFQTNFLSDFLKLLPSSFANAKYSEIDFTPVYEYQSKEELQKQDLDYKKKTAAQRKQLRLSLKEKYGFAEIDGVKTEIANWMVEPPSLFMGRGSHPMRGRWKPRINPDDVVLNLSENAEAPPGNWKDIAHDHGSIWIAYWVDKLSNVRKYVWPSDISDLRQERDKLKYDSARNLQRRLPDVQQFIDKNLQSPDLKMRKLASVAYLIDNLAMRVGDEKDEDEADTVGASTLRVEHLKFLPHGIEFDFLGKDSVRWQKILKVDGTNAPIRKNLQEFTRGKRPEDLVFDGVTSQHVNRFLNKAVRGLTAKVFRTHHATETVQTYLRRHNSFKPQESPYVKLHHARVANLEAAIRCNHKRTPPKTWEGSLLKKQQRLDELKTREVKTDKQKMRLEERIRKLKLDVDLQKRTRDYNLNTSLRNYIDPRVYKNWANKAEYDWKSIYPKTLQRKFLWASRAKT, encoded by the coding sequence GTGAACAGCATAGAGGAACTTGTTATGGCATGGAAGGAGTTGAGCCACAACGGCGTGGCATTTCCCCCAGCCTATGAGCCGAGGCGGCTTTCCATACGAGTCCACGGCACTTTGGTCCAACTCTCTCCTGAGGCTGAGGAGTTAGCGTATGCTTGGGGAAAGAAGAGAACTACGCCTTACATCCAAGACCCTGTGTTTCAGACTAATTTTCTGTCGGACTTTCTCAAACTTCTACCCTCAAGCTTTGCAAATGCAAAGTATTCCGAGATCGACTTCACCCCCGTCTACGAGTATCAATCAAAGGAGGAGCTGCAGAAACAGGATCTTGACTACAAGAAGAAAACGGCAGCTCAGCGAAAGCAGCTTCGCTTGTCGTTGAAGGAAAAGTATGGTTTCGCGGAGATTGATGGGGTTAAGACTGAGATTGCTAACTGGATGGTAGAGCCTCCCAGTCTCTTCATGGGAAGAGGCAGCCATCCAATGAGGGGACGTTGGAAGCCGAGAATCAACCCCGATGACGTTGTTCTAAACCTGTCTGAGAATGCTGAGGCTCCACCGGGCAACTGGAAAGATATTGCTCATGATCACGGGTCCATCTGGATTGCTTACTGGGTAGACAAGCTCAGCAACGTTCGCAAGTACGTCTGGCCAAGTGACATCTCTGATCTTCGTCAAGAACGAGATAAGCTCAAGTATGATTCGGCCCGGAATCTGCAACGCCGTCTCCCAGACGTTCAACAGTTCATCGACAAGAATCTACAGTCACCTGACTTGAAGATGCGCAAGCTTGCAAGCGTCGCCTATCTCATAGACAACCTAGCGATGAGGGTCGGAGACGAGAAGGATGAGGATGAGGCAGACACAGTAGGCGCATCAACCCTCAGAGTCGAGCACCTCAAATTCCTTCCTCATGGGATCGAATTCGACTTCCTAGGAAAGGACAGCGTTCGATGGCAAAAAATCCTGAAAGTCGATGGTACAAACGCGCCAATTCGCAAGAACCTCCAAGAATTCACACGGGGAAAGAGGCCAGAGGATCTCGTTTTTGACGGAGTAACTTCTCAACACGTTAACCGTTTCCTCAACAAGGCGGTGAGGGGACTAACAGCGAAGGTATTCAGGACGCACCACGCAACGGAGACAGTTCAAACTTACCTGCGAAGACACAACAGCTTCAAGCCCCAAGAGTCACCCTACGTCAAACTGCACCATGCCCGGGTTGCGAATCTCGAAGCGGCGATCAGGTGCAACCACAAACGGACACCACCGAAGACTTGGGAAGGAAGCCTGCTCAAGAAGCAACAACGACTGGATGAACTGAAGACAAGGGAGGTCAAGACGGACAAACAGAAGATGAGGCTGGAGGAACGCATCAGAAAACTAAAGCTCGACGTGGACCTCCAGAAACGGACTCGCGATTACAACCTGAACACTTCTCTCAGAAACTACATTGACCCAAGAGTCTACAAGAACTGGGCGAACAAAGCCGAATACGACTGGAAGAGCATCTATCCTAAGACTCTGCAACGAAAATTTCTCTGGGCTTCCAGAGCTAAGACCTGA
- a CDS encoding helicase-related protein, which translates to MEAREYQIAIAESAAKANTLVVIPTGLGKTIIALLVAVKRLLDHQNGKVLILAPTKPLVLQHSEYFKQHFPDKKVVSSVLTGETPPSMRVTDFEGSQLIFATPEVIRNDVLSERYSLEPACLIVFDEAHRCVRDYAYSEVAENYKRQASSPLILGLTASPSARKERVQEICDKLAITNVEMRTEDDEDVAQYVNDVTINWERVPLPAAYKDISKILRAAMEERTDKLRAMHQLPTGVRANKRMLLELGEKLRKSLRRGGSGALYGAVILQAQAMSLSHAIDVLETQGLHNLTRYLAKLETARSKSGKSLSRDAKILEARRLAFSMEEREHPKQKRLRELVEAELKLNKHSKVIVFTQYRDTVETLVDRLNKLDGVSAVRFVGQATRDADDVGLSQDQQTSILEDFRQGRHNILVTTSIGEEGLHVPDVDHVIFYEAVPSEIRLIQRRGRTGRTRHGKMTVLMSEGTIDEAYYWTSQKREQQMHRFLQTVKKKGARPPSKTKRTLDDWSSSQSG; encoded by the coding sequence ATCGAGGCAAGAGAATACCAAATTGCCATTGCAGAGTCCGCAGCAAAGGCAAACACTCTCGTTGTAATCCCGACTGGCTTAGGCAAGACCATTATCGCCTTACTCGTAGCTGTCAAGCGCCTTTTAGACCATCAAAACGGCAAAGTCCTCATCCTTGCCCCGACAAAACCACTAGTCCTCCAACATTCCGAGTATTTCAAACAACACTTCCCCGACAAGAAAGTCGTCTCATCAGTGCTTACCGGGGAGACTCCTCCATCCATGAGAGTCACCGACTTCGAGGGCTCCCAACTCATCTTTGCCACCCCTGAGGTAATCAGGAACGACGTCCTGAGCGAACGGTACTCACTTGAGCCAGCATGTTTGATCGTCTTCGACGAAGCTCATCGATGCGTCCGCGACTATGCATACTCTGAGGTAGCTGAGAACTATAAGCGTCAGGCGTCAAGCCCATTGATACTCGGGCTGACCGCCTCTCCGAGCGCGAGAAAAGAGCGAGTCCAAGAGATCTGCGACAAGCTCGCCATCACGAATGTAGAGATGAGAACGGAAGACGACGAGGATGTGGCTCAGTACGTCAACGACGTTACCATCAACTGGGAGCGCGTTCCTCTCCCTGCGGCATACAAAGACATCAGCAAGATTCTTCGAGCGGCGATGGAGGAGAGGACGGACAAACTCAGAGCTATGCATCAATTGCCAACAGGTGTTCGCGCAAACAAGCGGATGCTACTGGAACTGGGGGAGAAACTGCGAAAGAGCCTGAGAAGAGGCGGGTCCGGAGCCCTGTATGGAGCTGTCATTCTTCAGGCCCAGGCGATGTCGCTGAGTCATGCGATCGACGTGCTAGAGACACAAGGCTTGCACAATCTCACGAGATACCTCGCGAAGCTTGAGACTGCTAGGAGCAAGTCGGGCAAGAGCCTCTCAAGAGACGCGAAGATTCTCGAAGCCAGACGGCTCGCATTCTCGATGGAAGAAAGAGAACATCCGAAACAGAAAAGGCTCCGCGAGCTGGTCGAGGCAGAGTTGAAACTGAACAAGCATTCGAAGGTCATAGTTTTCACCCAGTACAGAGATACAGTCGAGACCCTTGTCGACAGACTGAACAAACTCGATGGCGTCTCGGCTGTCCGCTTCGTCGGTCAGGCAACCCGGGACGCGGATGATGTAGGCCTGAGCCAAGACCAGCAGACAAGTATTCTAGAGGACTTTCGACAAGGGCGCCACAATATTCTCGTAACGACAAGCATCGGCGAGGAAGGATTGCACGTCCCAGACGTCGACCATGTGATATTTTACGAAGCCGTTCCCTCCGAGATCCGTCTGATACAACGAAGAGGCAGGACGGGAAGGACTCGACACGGCAAGATGACTGTACTCATGTCGGAGGGAACAATCGACGAGGCTTACTACTGGACAAGCCAGAAGAGAGAACAACAAATGCACCGCTTCCTACAAACAGTCAAGAAGAAAGGAGCGAGACCTCCGTCAAAAACAAAACGAACGCTAGACGACTGGTCAAGCTCCCAGAGTGGCTAG
- a CDS encoding 2-hydroxyacid dehydrogenase encodes MPKPNLLITTDVVNQTSIQALSKYARVFSSTGLDEASLVQLLPSIDVLLVFFWPSFLSPEHLSTMRNLRFVQSILAGVNHIPFSQLDKRVIVSSNAGAYSDEVAEYAWSLLLSAAKRIVDFHNAVKTGQWSLRRTLGGKQVTILAERTLGILGYGGIGSTVARIGKGFEMKVFAFSRKPVREKGVRQFQGDKGLLRVLAESDAVIISLPLTKFTTKIIGADKLATMKKDAILVNIARGELVDESALYEHLKNNPDFRYATDVWWYREGKESLKTTHPFFELSNFIGTPHVSGPSGLATGKPVRFAVENVTRFLRGLKPKNIVNPAEYLATERQEY; translated from the coding sequence TTGCCAAAGCCCAATCTATTGATTACCACCGACGTCGTCAACCAAACTAGCATTCAGGCGCTTTCCAAATATGCGAGAGTTTTCAGCTCGACCGGTCTCGACGAGGCATCGCTAGTCCAACTGCTACCGTCAATAGACGTTCTTCTTGTGTTCTTCTGGCCCAGTTTCCTATCCCCTGAACACTTGTCGACGATGCGGAATCTGCGATTTGTCCAGAGTATCCTCGCTGGTGTCAACCACATTCCCTTTTCCCAGCTTGACAAGAGGGTCATAGTCAGCAGCAATGCTGGAGCCTATTCTGACGAGGTTGCTGAATATGCTTGGTCTCTGTTGCTTTCAGCTGCCAAGAGGATAGTTGACTTTCATAACGCGGTAAAGACGGGGCAATGGTCTTTGAGGCGAACTCTAGGCGGGAAGCAAGTAACGATTTTGGCGGAAAGGACACTAGGCATTCTTGGATACGGAGGGATAGGGTCCACCGTTGCACGAATCGGTAAAGGGTTCGAGATGAAGGTCTTCGCGTTCTCAAGAAAACCGGTTCGAGAGAAAGGCGTGAGACAGTTTCAGGGAGACAAGGGACTCCTGAGAGTCCTAGCAGAAAGCGACGCAGTCATAATCTCACTCCCGCTGACAAAGTTCACGACTAAGATCATTGGCGCGGACAAACTTGCCACGATGAAGAAAGATGCGATCCTCGTGAACATTGCGCGCGGAGAGCTTGTGGATGAAAGCGCCCTCTACGAGCACCTGAAGAACAACCCAGATTTTCGATACGCAACCGATGTATGGTGGTATCGCGAGGGAAAGGAATCCCTCAAGACAACCCATCCGTTCTTCGAATTGTCCAACTTCATCGGGACTCCTCACGTATCAGGGCCATCAGGATTAGCCACTGGAAAGCCGGTGAGGTTTGCGGTTGAGAATGTGACACGGTTCCTTCGAGGCCTCAAGCCAAAGAACATCGTAAACCCCGCAGAATACCTCGCCACAGAAAGGCAAGAATACTAG
- a CDS encoding Ldh family oxidoreductase, translating into MVDQVTVQKQVVVPEAKLKDFCNKVWMKLGVPARDAKITTDVLVLADLRGIESHGVARLPRYYSDLKNGWTKPTDQSKIVKETKATALIDGGQSLGQVVGHKGMELAIKKAKETAVGIVSVRNSHHYGIAGYYSLMALEHNLIGMSTTNAAPLVVPTFGRNAILGTNPISLTAPAGKERAFVLDMATSVVPRGKLEVYDRMGKKMPLGWAVDKTGRGTDDSHAVLDALSKRLGGGILPLGGEGEEHSGHKGYGLALMVDVLSGVLSGAATGLGVDVNKEKPNVGHFFMALDPAAFRPLDDFKKDMDRLARELKDSPRAEGQSRIYIHGEKSYARMEKFQREGIPLSPKVVQSMRQVGTEIGVPWQ; encoded by the coding sequence ATGGTTGATCAGGTCACTGTTCAGAAGCAAGTAGTCGTACCAGAAGCAAAGCTGAAGGACTTCTGCAACAAAGTATGGATGAAGTTGGGAGTCCCGGCACGGGACGCCAAGATAACAACTGATGTGCTCGTACTAGCTGATCTGCGCGGGATCGAGTCTCATGGAGTCGCTCGCCTTCCTCGGTACTATTCGGATCTGAAGAATGGCTGGACGAAACCTACAGACCAAAGCAAGATCGTGAAGGAGACCAAGGCTACCGCTCTGATTGACGGGGGCCAGAGCTTGGGCCAGGTGGTTGGGCACAAGGGAATGGAATTGGCAATCAAGAAGGCCAAAGAAACTGCGGTCGGAATTGTTTCTGTCCGGAACTCTCACCACTACGGAATAGCAGGCTACTATAGCCTAATGGCCCTGGAACACAATTTGATTGGAATGAGCACGACCAACGCCGCTCCGCTTGTGGTACCCACTTTTGGGAGAAATGCCATCCTCGGTACAAACCCGATCAGTCTAACCGCACCCGCTGGGAAGGAGAGAGCATTCGTGCTGGACATGGCAACGTCAGTGGTGCCGCGTGGGAAGCTCGAGGTCTACGATCGAATGGGAAAGAAGATGCCTCTAGGATGGGCGGTGGACAAAACCGGAAGAGGAACAGACGACTCGCATGCTGTCCTCGACGCTCTATCGAAGAGATTGGGCGGCGGAATCCTACCGTTAGGCGGCGAAGGAGAAGAGCACTCGGGACACAAAGGGTATGGTCTAGCCCTTATGGTGGACGTTCTGAGCGGGGTCCTGAGCGGCGCAGCAACCGGCCTCGGCGTAGATGTTAACAAGGAAAAACCGAATGTCGGTCACTTCTTCATGGCTTTGGACCCAGCCGCGTTTCGACCCTTGGACGATTTCAAGAAAGACATGGACCGGTTGGCTCGAGAGTTGAAGGATTCGCCCAGAGCAGAAGGCCAATCACGGATCTACATTCACGGCGAGAAGAGCTACGCACGAATGGAAAAGTTCCAGAGGGAAGGCATTCCACTGAGTCCGAAGGTTGTCCAATCCATGAGACAAGTGGGAACAGAGATCGGCGTCCCGTGGCAATGA
- a CDS encoding RHS repeat-associated core domain-containing protein — translation MVTDQNRNIVFSDNYQPYGQDNSATGSETYKFTGKPVSATTGLYYYYHRWYDSSMGRSTSPD, via the coding sequence ATGGTCACCGACCAGAACAGGAATATTGTCTTCAGCGACAACTACCAGCCCTACGGACAGGACAACTCCGCCACCGGATCAGAGACCTACAAGTTCACAGGCAAACCTGTAAGCGCGACGACAGGTTTGTACTATTACTACCACCGATGGTACGACTCGTCCATGGGTCGGTCAACTTCACCTGACTGA
- a CDS encoding dual specificity protein phosphatase family protein, with amino-acid sequence MDFTEILANELWVGAAPTLADLEEIKKRGGGKAVIVDLTRNPREEEWANKLGLQYEDRTPKVEETFAPVPVSQLRLVARLIEQHVRGGRTVYLHCKMGLGRSPTCAAAYLVSCGIPLREAKELILSRRSVWNGEDGNYASGLNDFAKMLEITRLSE; translated from the coding sequence TTGGACTTTACTGAGATACTAGCTAACGAATTGTGGGTTGGTGCGGCCCCAACGCTCGCGGATCTGGAAGAAATCAAGAAACGTGGTGGAGGCAAGGCGGTAATTGTCGATCTTACGAGGAATCCGCGAGAGGAGGAATGGGCCAATAAACTAGGCTTGCAATATGAAGATCGGACTCCAAAGGTCGAGGAGACTTTCGCCCCGGTTCCTGTAAGTCAGCTTCGACTCGTCGCTCGGCTCATCGAGCAACACGTTCGAGGAGGACGGACCGTCTACCTTCATTGCAAGATGGGGCTCGGCCGAAGCCCGACATGCGCAGCGGCCTACCTCGTAAGTTGCGGAATCCCTCTAAGAGAAGCGAAGGAGCTCATATTGAGCAGACGTTCTGTTTGGAACGGCGAAGACGGCAACTATGCAAGCGGGCTGAACGACTTTGCCAAGATGCTGGAAATAACGAGACTCTCAGAATAG
- a CDS encoding nucleotidyltransferase domain-containing protein, with amino-acid sequence MASSEAILRKKRSIARTVLGELKKSFGANLLAVGLIGSVARGTAEKFSDVDLLIILQRLKTTAYTYKIVDDTHCSLNFETWKTAISKLREPHPELPETLGGFTKILGVYDPDELLPRLEDQARRIPSNVFRKSAELAMIYSFEDFCRAKNAFLKKDDIVLKDNISNVTHSAANAVAALNETGFVSDREIFKAYKKFGKLHKNFATIRTLRYGNPPRPELFRTLIRFYVGLVDFCKQEGVDFPVEREVLENLA; translated from the coding sequence TTGGCTTCTAGCGAAGCGATTCTGAGGAAAAAGAGATCCATAGCGCGGACCGTGTTGGGCGAGCTCAAGAAGAGCTTCGGCGCAAATCTCTTGGCGGTCGGCCTCATAGGATCCGTTGCTAGGGGAACGGCAGAGAAATTTTCCGACGTCGACCTTCTAATAATTCTTCAAAGGCTCAAAACGACAGCCTACACCTACAAGATTGTAGACGACACCCATTGCAGTCTAAACTTCGAGACATGGAAAACCGCGATCTCGAAACTACGCGAGCCACACCCGGAGCTGCCGGAGACTCTTGGTGGCTTCACAAAGATTCTGGGTGTATATGATCCAGACGAATTGCTACCGCGGCTAGAGGATCAAGCTCGCAGGATCCCCAGCAACGTGTTTCGGAAATCCGCAGAACTGGCCATGATATACTCTTTCGAGGACTTCTGCCGAGCCAAGAACGCATTCCTGAAGAAGGACGACATAGTCTTGAAAGATAACATCAGCAATGTGACGCATTCGGCAGCAAATGCCGTCGCGGCTCTGAACGAAACTGGTTTTGTTAGCGATCGAGAAATCTTCAAAGCTTACAAGAAATTCGGGAAACTGCACAAGAACTTCGCGACAATACGGACCCTAAGGTACGGCAACCCGCCTAGGCCTGAACTCTTCAGGACATTGATACGATTCTACGTTGGCCTCGTCGATTTCTGCAAACAAGAAGGAGTAGATTTCCCCGTAGAACGTGAAGTTCTAGAGAACCTAGCTTGA
- a CDS encoding DUF308 domain-containing protein yields the protein MIEKRSPGWLRVLEIVAGLLVLAVAFFVLADSSVALTVLAYTLGIGLVILGLSRIFASAYGRYFAPWFRELNAGGGIIALILGSIAIIDPQLVIGFLSLLVAIALLVVGVVEIVAAGFARHPPIWVRGLIGVVGVLTAILSVLVILYPTLGQLALAIIIAVVLVAVGVRDITHGITGHRPVRIDPGVVTKV from the coding sequence TTGATAGAAAAGAGAAGTCCCGGTTGGCTGCGCGTTCTGGAGATCGTTGCAGGCCTCTTAGTTCTAGCAGTCGCATTTTTCGTGCTGGCTGACTCATCAGTTGCTCTTACTGTCCTTGCCTACACTTTGGGAATCGGGCTCGTCATTCTAGGTCTATCGCGAATTTTCGCTAGCGCTTACGGGCGATATTTTGCGCCCTGGTTTCGGGAGCTCAATGCCGGAGGGGGAATAATCGCCTTAATCCTCGGGTCCATTGCGATAATTGATCCGCAACTCGTAATCGGTTTCTTGAGTCTGCTCGTTGCAATCGCGTTACTAGTTGTAGGCGTCGTTGAGATTGTAGCAGCAGGTTTTGCTCGTCACCCTCCAATTTGGGTAAGAGGACTAATCGGAGTCGTAGGAGTCCTGACTGCGATTCTTTCCGTACTTGTCATACTCTACCCGACCTTAGGACAGCTGGCTTTGGCAATCATAATCGCGGTCGTACTAGTCGCAGTGGGGGTTCGAGACATCACTCACGGAATAACTGGACATCGGCCCGTCAGAATCGACCCTGGTGTCGTAACCAAAGTCTAA
- a CDS encoding nitroreductase family protein — MDTHQAILTKLDIRQFSSKKVPADVKLKVLEAARATQTGMNKQHLRFVMVQNKELIKKLGEDSTSGPWVAGADFAVILLTDPKLGFHLIDTGRAVQQMQLSAWNSGVLSGVYTGIKEEAMRRDFGFPTDLKPTMIVGFGYPVKKIVGKKNRMPISELAFLDKFGNKFDPKKLS; from the coding sequence ATGGATACTCATCAGGCAATTCTGACTAAACTCGATATTAGACAATTCAGTTCGAAGAAGGTCCCCGCGGATGTGAAGTTGAAAGTACTCGAAGCTGCTAGAGCGACTCAGACAGGAATGAACAAGCAACACTTGAGATTCGTGATGGTTCAAAACAAAGAATTGATCAAGAAGCTGGGAGAGGATAGCACGAGTGGTCCCTGGGTCGCCGGGGCAGACTTTGCGGTCATTCTCTTGACAGACCCCAAACTGGGGTTCCACTTGATCGACACCGGACGAGCTGTACAGCAAATGCAGCTCTCTGCCTGGAACAGCGGGGTCCTCTCAGGAGTGTATACCGGAATTAAGGAAGAGGCAATGCGGAGAGATTTCGGATTCCCAACGGACCTCAAGCCCACTATGATCGTAGGTTTTGGCTACCCAGTCAAGAAGATAGTTGGAAAGAAGAATCGCATGCCCATTTCGGAACTAGCTTTCCTCGATAAATTTGGCAACAAATTCGACCCAAAGAAACTCAGCTAG
- a CDS encoding threonine/serine dehydratase, with product MLDGFMIHGRLPALEDIVAASRRIEGVATKTPLVESPSLSKRFGRLVYLKLECFQPIRVFKIRGAYNKISQLSSKNIIAVSSGNHGMAVAYSSRLLGKKCTVILPETAVQEKVNTIIEHGAEAIKYGKYTTDRDAKAKEIVGKTGATLVHPFNDPDIIAGQGTCGLEIANQLVDFDSVIVPVGGGGLISGISIAIKSLRPEARVYGVEPENAPKLQAALKAGKIVTLDSPKSIADGLIPSAIGELTLEACRKHVDGVYTVSDDEILAAMKLLIRDAHIFPEPSGAAPAAVLLANRDLEKLGEKVVLVISGGNVSLDLLAKTITG from the coding sequence ATGCTCGACGGATTCATGATCCACGGCCGTTTGCCAGCGTTAGAGGACATTGTCGCGGCCAGTAGGCGAATCGAAGGAGTAGCAACCAAGACTCCGCTGGTGGAGTCGCCATCGCTCTCGAAGAGATTCGGCCGCCTCGTCTACTTGAAGCTCGAATGCTTCCAGCCCATACGGGTCTTCAAGATTCGAGGGGCTTACAACAAGATCTCCCAACTGTCATCCAAGAACATCATCGCGGTTTCTTCCGGGAATCATGGAATGGCGGTAGCATACAGTTCTCGGCTCCTTGGAAAGAAATGTACCGTAATACTGCCCGAGACAGCGGTCCAGGAGAAAGTCAACACTATCATCGAGCACGGTGCCGAGGCAATCAAGTATGGAAAATACACGACCGATCGTGATGCGAAGGCCAAGGAAATCGTCGGCAAGACCGGAGCGACACTCGTCCACCCATTCAACGACCCTGACATAATCGCTGGTCAAGGAACCTGTGGGCTAGAGATAGCGAATCAACTTGTCGACTTCGACTCGGTAATAGTTCCAGTTGGAGGAGGAGGCCTCATCTCCGGCATATCCATCGCGATCAAATCGCTGAGGCCAGAAGCGAGAGTCTACGGGGTCGAACCGGAGAACGCACCGAAACTCCAAGCAGCACTAAAGGCTGGCAAGATTGTCACTTTAGACTCGCCAAAATCAATCGCGGACGGGCTTATCCCATCAGCGATAGGAGAGCTAACCCTTGAAGCATGCAGGAAGCACGTCGACGGCGTTTACACTGTTTCAGACGACGAGATCCTTGCAGCAATGAAGCTGTTAATTCGTGATGCCCACATTTTCCCAGAACCCTCTGGAGCCGCGCCCGCCGCTGTCCTCCTCGCTAATCGGGATTTGGAGAAACTTGGTGAGAAAGTGGTGCTAGTAATATCGGGTGGCAACGTGTCATTGGATCTTCTTGCCAAGACGATTACTGGATGA